One Temnothorax longispinosus isolate EJ_2023e chromosome 8, Tlon_JGU_v1, whole genome shotgun sequence genomic region harbors:
- the LOC139818181 gene encoding lysosomal aspartic protease-like isoform X2: protein MYRLFVTVITVINFASINAELLRIPLYRTYTVGQFSTDNNMIQLRLVTVTVPLTNYKNVQYYGIIEIGTPPQKFNVLFDTASSDLWVPSIYCDVSHPACLNHIRYDNTKSTTYIPQNDPFRLKYEGGYVFGCLSTDVVIIAGLKVVFQTFGETTNYSAKSLSNLKFDGVLGMGYPSLSSFKKNPGFNNLPVFNNLIKQHKEFRHVFGFYLNRDFSSAMGGELILGGSNFAYYEGEFTYVNVTHKAYWQFTMDKVQINGNNLCANGCQTIVDTGNSRIAGPPFDIAVINREIGVNDDGTVDCNEISNLPDINFVLGDKTFRLTGEDYIFQYIENGKCISGFIEHFVTNDVEWILGDVFISRYYTEFDMEKDRIGFASVR, encoded by the exons ATGTATCGGCTCTTTGTGACGGTAATCACGGTAATCAACTTCGCGTCGATCAACGCGGAGTTGCTTAG AATTCCGTTATACAGGACATACACCGTTGGACAATTTTCGACGGACAATAATATGATACAGCTCCGTTTGGTTACGGTTACTGTACCTCTGACTAATTATAAGAATGTTCAATACTATGGTATTATCGAAATTGGTACTCCACCGCAAAAGTTTAATGTACTTTTCGACACTGCTTCCTCAGATCTCTGGGTACCATCCATATACTGCGACGTTAGCCACCCTGCTTgct TAAACCATATTAGGTATGATAATACAAAGTCCACCACATATATACCACAGAATGATCCATTTCGTCTTAAATACGAAGGTGGCTATGTGTTTGGGTGTTTGTCTACTGATGTAGTAATT ATTGCTGGCCTTAAGGTTGTATTCCAAACATTCGGAGAAACGACAAACTATTCGGCAAAATCCCTCTCCAATTTAAAATTCGACGGTGTCTTGGGGATGGGTTACCCCTCGTTATCTAGCTTTAAAAAGAATCCTGGCTTTAACAACCTACCTGTCTTTAACAACCTAATCAAACAACACAAGGAGTTTCGACACGTTTTTGGTTTCTATCTAAATCG AGATTTTTCGTCCGCGATGGGTGGTGAACTGATACTAGGTGGCTCCAATTTCGCTTATTACGAGGGCGAGTTTACGTATGTTAATGTTACTCACAAAGCATACTGGCAATTTACCATGGATAA GGTTCAAATAAACGGTAATAACTTATGCGCGAACGGCTGTCAAACTATTGTCGACACGGGCAACTCCCGGATAGCTGGACCACCGTTCGATATCGCAGTTATTAACAGAGAGATCGGTGTTAATGATGATGGAACA GTGGACTGCAACGAGATTTCTAATTTGCCCGATATCAATTTTGTCCTAGGCGATAAGACGTTCAGACTCACTGGTGAAGATTATATCTTTCAG taCATAGAAAACGGTAAGTGCATATCCGGCTTCATTGAACATTTTGTGACTAACGATGTGGAGTGGATTTTGGGCGATGTATTTATTAGCCGATACTATACTGAGTTTGACATGGAGAAAGACCGAATAGGATTCGCCTCTGTAAGATAA
- the LOC139818181 gene encoding lysosomal aspartic protease-like isoform X1: protein MYRLFVTMTVITVFNFASINAELHRIPLYRTYTVGQFSTDNNMIQLRLVTVTVPLTNYKNVQYYGIIEIGTPPQKFNVLFDTASSDLWVPSIYCDVSHPACLNHIRYDNTKSTTYIPQNDPFRLKYEGGYVFGCLSTDVVIIAGLKVVFQTFGETTNYSAKSLSNLKFDGVLGMGYPSLSSFKKNPGFNNLPVFNNLIKQHKEFRHVFGFYLNRDFSSAMGGELILGGSNFAYYEGEFTYVNVTHKAYWQFTMDKVQINGNNLCANGCQTIVDTGNSRIAGPPFDIAVINREIGVNDDGTVDCNEISNLPDINFVLGDKTFRLTGEDYIFQYIENGKCISGFIEHFVTNDVEWILGDVFISRYYTEFDMEKDRIGFASVR, encoded by the exons AATTCCGTTATACAGGACATACACCGTTGGACAATTTTCGACGGACAATAATATGATACAGCTCCGTTTGGTTACGGTTACTGTACCTCTGACTAATTATAAGAATGTTCAATACTATGGTATTATCGAAATTGGTACTCCACCGCAAAAGTTTAATGTACTTTTCGACACTGCTTCCTCAGATCTCTGGGTACCATCCATATACTGCGACGTTAGCCACCCTGCTTgct TAAACCATATTAGGTATGATAATACAAAGTCCACCACATATATACCACAGAATGATCCATTTCGTCTTAAATACGAAGGTGGCTATGTGTTTGGGTGTTTGTCTACTGATGTAGTAATT ATTGCTGGCCTTAAGGTTGTATTCCAAACATTCGGAGAAACGACAAACTATTCGGCAAAATCCCTCTCCAATTTAAAATTCGACGGTGTCTTGGGGATGGGTTACCCCTCGTTATCTAGCTTTAAAAAGAATCCTGGCTTTAACAACCTACCTGTCTTTAACAACCTAATCAAACAACACAAGGAGTTTCGACACGTTTTTGGTTTCTATCTAAATCG AGATTTTTCGTCCGCGATGGGTGGTGAACTGATACTAGGTGGCTCCAATTTCGCTTATTACGAGGGCGAGTTTACGTATGTTAATGTTACTCACAAAGCATACTGGCAATTTACCATGGATAA GGTTCAAATAAACGGTAATAACTTATGCGCGAACGGCTGTCAAACTATTGTCGACACGGGCAACTCCCGGATAGCTGGACCACCGTTCGATATCGCAGTTATTAACAGAGAGATCGGTGTTAATGATGATGGAACA GTGGACTGCAACGAGATTTCTAATTTGCCCGATATCAATTTTGTCCTAGGCGATAAGACGTTCAGACTCACTGGTGAAGATTATATCTTTCAG taCATAGAAAACGGTAAGTGCATATCCGGCTTCATTGAACATTTTGTGACTAACGATGTGGAGTGGATTTTGGGCGATGTATTTATTAGCCGATACTATACTGAGTTTGACATGGAGAAAGACCGAATAGGATTCGCCTCTGTAAGATAA